A portion of the Punica granatum isolate Tunisia-2019 chromosome 7, ASM765513v2, whole genome shotgun sequence genome contains these proteins:
- the LOC116214711 gene encoding NAC domain-containing protein 83-like: protein MESKPSIVLGNGGEIRLPVGFRFRPTDEELLVHYLKRKVLSVPLPARVIPELDVLRTNPWGLPGDMRERRHFFSKTTEKRHPNLHFKHRRAAFRELSGSGYWKLTGKEKRIVARGSKQVIGMRRNLVFREGENLSCAKSQWIMHELRLLSTQTASDSTHFRNETMPPAVENGEGEWAVYRVFQRRIKQPNSKKKNRIVSAPQPISQTPTEINFRNEVQDLMGRGSGSDPLPPPPPSPCSSLCTRDHGQEIPTAFDDFSS from the exons ATGGAGAGCAAGCCAAGCATTGTCCTTGGCAATGGAGGAGAGATCAGACTCCCTGTTGGGTTCAGGTTCCGTCCCACCGACGAGGAGCTCTTGGTTCACTATTTGAAGCGGAAGGTCCTGTCAGTTCCATTGCCAGCCCGCGTTATTCCCGAGCTCGACGTGCTTCGAACCAATCCCTGGGGATTGCCAG GTGATATGAGGGAGAGGAGGCACTTCTTCAGCAAAACAACCGAAAAGAGGCATCCAAACCTCCACTTCAAGCACAGAAGAGCTGCCTTCCGAGAGCTTTCCGGTTCTGGATACTGGAAGCTTACTGGGAAGGAGAAGAGAATTGttgctcggggaagtaaacAGGTCATTGGGATGAGAAGGAATTTGGTTTTCCGCGAAGGGGAAAATTTGAGTTGCGCGAAATCACAATGGATCATGCACGAACTTCGCCTTCTCAGCACTCAAACTGCCTCGGATTCAACCCATTTCAGGAACGAAACG ATGCCTCCAGCAGTAGAGAACGGAGAAGGAGAATGGGCAGTCTACAGGGTGTTCCAGAGGAGAATAAAACAGCCCAACtccaagaagaaaaatagaattGTCTCTGCTCCTCAGCCAATCAGTCAGACTCCGACCGAGATCAATTTCAGGAATGAAGTTCAAGACCTGATGGGTAGGGGATCAGGATCAgatcctcttcctcctcctcctccatctccGTGTTCAAGCTTGTGCACTCGTGATCACGGGCAAGAAATCCCAACCGCTTTCGATGATTTTTCTTCCTGA